One part of the Glycine soja cultivar W05 chromosome 11, ASM419377v2, whole genome shotgun sequence genome encodes these proteins:
- the LOC114373244 gene encoding uncharacterized protein LOC114373244: MECNPAETLVELNVKLVRSENEASFYGTLFRQIAGSLRFICQSRPEIDFSVGLVSRFMSDPRQPHLLAAKRILRYLKGTLGYGIIFSHQIKEDESLHLEAYSDSDWCRDLVDRKSTMGQVFLLSGSPMSWSSKKQTVVALSTCEAEYIAACSTAC; encoded by the coding sequence ATGGAGTGTAATCCTGCAGAAACTCTAGTTGAGTTAAATGTGAAGCTTGTAAGAAGTGAGAATGAGGCTTCATTTTATGGAACCTTGTTCAGGCAGATTGCTGGTAGCCTGAGGTTTATTTGTCAAAGTAGACCAGAAATTGATTTCAGTGTTGGACTTGTGAGCAGGTTCATGAGTGATCCTAGACAACCACATTTGTTAGCTGCTAAGAGAATCTTGAGATATCTAAAGGGAACTCTGGGATATGGAATCATtttttcccatcaaatcaaggAGGATGAGAGTCTACATCTTGAAGcctattctgattctgattggTGTCGTGATTTGGTTGATAGGAAAAGCACTATGGGACAAGTCTTCCTATTGTCTGGATCTCCTATGTCCTGGAGCTCAAAGAAGCAAACAGTGGTGGCACTATCAACTTGTGAAGCAGAATACATTGCAGCGTGTTCAACTGCTTGTTAG
- the LOC114377514 gene encoding probable protein phosphatase 2C 27, translating to MCVKDGEQVGEDHIEKNVDNNRRVSWPLHCDLLRAHMDNKEKDSSFRIPSDQISIVNSSPLESICEDAEIVDKKQNMMNFVPTLRSGECSDIGDRPSMEDTHICIGDLAEKFGNNELCKEAISFYGVFDGHGGKSAAQFVRDHLPRVIVEDADFPLELEKVVTRSFLEIDAEFARSCSTESSLSSGTTALTAIIFGRSLLVANAGDCRAVLSRGGGAIEMSKDHRPLCIKERKRIESLGGYIDDGYLNGQLGVTRALGDWHLEGMKEMNGKGGPLSAEPELKLMTLTKEDEFLIIGSDGIWDVFRSQNAVDFARRRLQEHNDVKQCCKEIIGEAIKRGATDNLTVVMICFHSEPPPPMVVERPRVRRSISAEGLQNLKCLLEG from the exons ATGTGTGTGAAAGATGGCGAACAAGTTGGTGAAGATCATATAGAGAAGAACGTTGATAACAATAGGAGAGTTTCATGGCCTTTGCATTGTGATCTCTTGCGTGCCCACATGGATAACAAAGAAAAAGACTCTTCTTTTAGAATTCCCTCTGACCAGATCAGTATTGTAAATTCATCTCCT CTGGAAAGCATATGTGAGGATGCAGAAATTGTGGACAAAAAACAGAACATGATGAACTTTGTCCCTACTCTTCGGTCTGGAGAGTGTTCTGATATTGGAGATCGCCCTTCCATGGAGGATACCCACATATGCATTGGAGACTTGGCAGAAAAATTTGGCAATAACGAACTTTGCAAGGAAGCTATTTCCTTTTATGGT GTATTTGATGGACACGGAGGGAAGAGCGCTGCACAATTTGTTCGTGATCATCTGCCACGGGTGATTGTTGAGGATGCTGACTTCCCTTTGGAATTAGAGAAGGTAGTCACAAGGTCATTTTTGGAGATTGATGCAGAGTTTGCAAGATCATGTTCTACCGAGTCTTCCCTGTCTTCTGGTACAACTGCACTGACTGCAATTATATTTGGAAG GTCTTTACTGGTTGCCAATGCTGGAGACTGCCGCGCTGTATTGTCCCGTGGTGGAGGGGCTATAGAAATGTCCAAAGATCACAGGCCATTGTGCATTAAAGAAAGGAAGAGGATTGAGTCTCTAGGTGGATACATAGATGACGGTTACCTGAACGGCCAGTTAGGAGTGACTCGTGCACTAGGTGACTGGCATCTTGaaggaatgaaagaaatgaatggAAAGGGTGGACCATTGAGTGCTGAGCCAGAACTTAAATTGATGACATTAACAAAAGAAGATGAATTTTTGATAATTGGGAGTGATGGAATCTGGGATGTTTTTCGCAGCCAAAATGCTGTAGACTTTGCTCGAAGGAGGCTTCAAGAGCACAATGATGTGAAGCAGTGTTGCAAGGAGATAATAGGGGAAGCAATAAAGAGAGGAGCAACAGACAACTTGACAGTGGTGATGATATGTTTCCACTCAGAACCACCACCTCCTATGGTTGTAGAAAGGCCTAGAGTCAGAAGAAGTATATCTGCTGAGGGGCTTCAAAATCTCAAGTGCTTGCTAGAAGGATAA
- the LOC114375284 gene encoding 110 kDa U5 small nuclear ribonucleoprotein component CLO, with translation MDDSLYDEFGNYIGPEIESDRDSDRDSDADDNPDDQSDAVGAAHSDGEDPSNGWMTTISDELENQVVLAEDKKYYPTAEEVYGEDVETLVMDEDEQPLEQPIIKPVRNIKFEVGVKDSSTYVSSQFLLGLMSNPTLVRNVALVGHLQHGKTVFMDMLVEQTHHMSTFDSQSEKHMRYTDTRIDEQERRISIKAVPMSLVLEDSNSKSYLCNIMDTPGHVNFSDEMTAALRLADGAVLIVDAAEGVMVNTERAIRHAIQERLPIVVVINKVDRLITELKLPPKDAYHKLRHTLEVINTHISAASSIAGGVQVVDPVAGNVCFASATAGWSFTLHSFAKLYGKLHGIPLEANKFASRLWGDYYFHPDTRAFKKKPPASGGERSFVEFVLEPLYKIYSQVIGEHKKSVETTLAELGVSLSNAAYRLNVRPLLRLACSSVFGPASGFTDMLVQHIPSPRDAAIKKVDHIYAGPKDSSIYKAMAQCDSYGPVMVNVTKLYPKSDCSVFDAFGRVYSGKIQTGQTVRVLGEGYSPDDEEDMTVKEVTKLWVYQARDRMPVAEAPPGSWVLIEGVDASIMKTATLCNVDYDEDVYIFRPLQFNTLSVVKTATEPLNPSELPKMVEGLRKISKSYPLAVTKVEESGEHTILGTGELYLDSIMKDLRELYSEVEVKVADPVVSFCETVVESSSMKCFAETPNKKNKITMVAEPLERGLAEDIENGVVSTDWSKKKLGDFFQTKYDWDLLAARSIWAFGPDKQGPNILLDDTLPTEVNKDLMNAVKDSIVQGFQWGAREGPLCDEPIRNVKFKIVDAKIATESLHRGSGQIIPTARRVAYSAFLMATPRLMEPVYYVEIQTPIDCVSAIYTVLSRRRGHVTADVPQPGTPAYIVKAFLPVIESFGFETDLRYHTQGQAFCMSVFDHWAIVPGDPLDKSIVLRPLEPAPIQHLAREFMVKTRRRKGMSEDVSINKFFDEAMMVELAQQAADLHQQMM, from the exons ATGGACGACAGCTTGTACGACGAGTTCGGCAACTACATCGGCCCCGAGATCGAGTCCGACCGCGACTCCGACCGCGACTCCGACGCCGATGACAACCCCGACGACCAATCCGACGCCGTAGGAGCCGCCCACTCCGATGGAGAGGACCCGAGCAACGGGTGGATGACGACAATCTCCGACGAGCTGGAGAACCAGGTGGTGTTAGCAGAGGACAAGAAGTACTACCCCACCGCAGAAGAGGTGTACGGCGAGGACGTCGAAACCCTAGTCATGGACGAGGACGAACAGCCCCTGGAGCAACCCATCATAAAGCCCGTTAGAAACATAAAATTCGAAGTGGGCGTGAAGGACTCCTCCACCTACGTGTCCTCTCAGTTCCTCCTGGGTCTCATGTCAAACCCTACTTTGGTTCGTAACGTGGCACTGGTGGGGCACTTGCAGCACGGGAAGACGGTCTTCATGGACATGCTCGTGGAGCAGACGCACCACATGTCCACGTTTGATTCGCAGAGTGAGAAGCACATGCGGTATACCGATACCAGGATTGATGAACAGGAGAGGAGGATTTCGATCAAGGCGGTTCCCATGTCGCTCGTGCTGGAGGATAGCAATTCCAAGTCCTATTTGTGTAACATCATGGACACGCCTGGCCATGTTAACTTCTCCGACGAGATGACCGCGGCGTTGCGGCTCGCTGATGGCGCTGTCTTGATTGTAGATGCTGCTGAAGGAGTCATG GTAAACACAGAGAGAGCGATACGTCACGCAATTCAGGAGCGGTTGCCGATTGTTGTTGTAATTAATAAG GTTGACAGGCTTATAACTGAGCTTAAGTTGCCACCGAAGGATGCTTATCATAAACTAAGGCATACTTTGGAAGTTATTAATACTCACATATCTGCTGCCTCCTCGATTGCTGGTGGTGTTCAAGTTGTGGATCCAGTTGCTGGAAATGTTTGTTTTGCTAGTGCTACTGCTGGATGGTCCTTTACGTTGCATTCCTTTGCTAAGTTGTATGGGAAGCTGCATGGAATTCCTTTGGAGGCTAATAAATTTGCTTCTCGGCTTTGGGGAGATTATTATTTTCATCCGGATACCAGAGCCTTCAAAAAGAAACCCCCTGCCAGTGGAGGGGAACGATCTTTTGTGGAGTTTGTGCTGGAGCCACTTTACAAGATATATAGCCAGGTGATCGGGGAACATAAAAAGAGTGTAGAGACAACACTTGCTGAACTTGGAGTTTCTCTAAGTAATGCAGCCTACAGATTAAATGTTAGGCCTTTGCTAAGGTTGGCATGTAGCTCAGTTTTTGGTCCAGCTTCAGGTTTCACCGATATGCTTGTTCAGCATATACCTTCTCCGAGGGATGCTGCAATTAAGAAAGTTGATCATATATATGCTGGTCCTAAAGACTCATCCATTTACAAAGCCATGGCACAGTGTGATTCTTATGGGCCCGTAATGGTTAATGTGACCAAATTGTATCCAAAATCTGATTGCAGTGTGTTTGATGCCTTTGGTAGAGTTTATAGTGGTAAGATACAGACAGGACAGACTGTACGGGTACTAGGAGAAGGATACTCGCCGGATGATGAGGAGGACATGACTGTAAAAGAAGTAACAAAGTTGTGGGTTTATCAAGCTCGTGATAGGATGCCAGTAGCTGAGGCTCCTCCCGGTTCTTGGGTTCTAATTGAAGGCGTGGATGCTTCAATCATGAAAACCGCCACTCTTTGTAATGTGGATTATGATGAAGATGTATATATATTCCGGCCTCTTCAGTTCAATACACTGTCAGTGGTAAAAACAGCTACCGAGCCATTGAATCCAAGTGAGTTGCCAAAAATGGTGGAGGGCCTGAGGAAAATAAGCAAGAGTTATCCTCTTGCAGTTACTAAGGTTGAGGAATCTGGGGAGCACACTATTTTAGGGACTGGTGAGCTGTACTTGGATTCAATTATGAAGGACCTGAGAGAGCTCTATTCCGAAGTAGAAGTCAAG GTAGCAGATCCTGTTGTCTCATTTTGTGAAACTGTTGTTGAATCTTCCTCAATGAAATGTTTTGCTGAAACACCAAAcaagaagaataaaataactATG GTTGCTGAGCCATTAGAAAGAGGTCTTGCAGAGGACATAGAGAATGGTGTTGTTAGCACTGACTGGAGTAAAAAGAAACTAGGTGACTTTTTCCAGACTAAATATGACTGGGATCTTCTTGCTGCACGGTCAATCTGGGCATTTGGCCCTGATAAGCAG GGTCCCAATATTCTGTTAGATGACACCCTTCCAACTGAAGTTAACAAGGATCTAATGAATGCCGTGAAGGATTCCATTGTTCAGGG ATTTCAGTGGGGTGCACGAGAAGGGCCTCTCTGTGATGAGCCCATCAGAAATGTTAAATTCAAGATTGTTGATGCAAAGATTGCTACAGAGTCACTTCATCGGGGGTCTGGCCAGATCATTCCAACAGCACGACGAGTGGCCTATTCAGCTTTCCTCATGGCTACTCCTCGTCTTATGGAACCAGTATATTATGTGGAG ATTCAAACACCAATAGATTGTGTATCTGCAATTTACACTGTATTATCTCGAAGGCGTGGACATGTTACTGCTGATGTTCCTCAGCCTGGCACCCCAGCTTATATTGTTAAG GCATTTTTGCCCGTGATAGAATCTTTTGGATTTGAAACAGACTTGAGATATCATACACAAGGTCAAGCATTTTGCATGTCAGTTTTTGATCATTGGGCTATTGTTCCTGGAGATCCTCTGGATAAAAGCATTGTTTTGCGCCCACTTGAACCCGCACCTATTCAGCATCTTGCCCGTGAGTTTATGGTGAAGACAAGACGTAGAAAG GGAATGAGTGAGGATGTGAGCATAAATAAGTTCTTCGATGAGGCTATGATGGTGGAACTGGCACAGCAGGCAGCAGACCTTCATCAACAAATGATGTGA